One window of Phalacrocorax carbo chromosome 1, bPhaCar2.1, whole genome shotgun sequence genomic DNA carries:
- the LOC104040800 gene encoding putative protein ARB2BP: MMMADFTGDHTWLQIQHELSLRKLIDGSEYQEELKYDFNVKGELRHLDTNESFVFNYYKNAHEQNHKRYQVLGHLITHYVYELLERVCMLQKVYIPTDATEDEPRSFFFMSKDALTSSSSLIVLLQDRGVFRAGQWGQRTIVSEGLEHGTQIPFIKMALQSHRGVIVLNPNDNFVDLKTEKKLNFSTRGESLPPTRSIWWIPKRGSSSPEEHTVYVWDHFISKSAAENVAFIAHGYGGLVFVDLLVQRKQEVMNKVYSVAFIDSVHNIQHQTRSDPQIQEWIQKYCREWVSNSKPLGKAVGSLMKVNCPTVSAGTEKYDLAASCCLHAIFKYLKSMLKAKTMTAFRHSPVATRSSASKRGNN, translated from the exons ATGATGATGGCAGATTTTACAGGAGACCATACG TGGTTACAAATACAGCATGAACTAAGCTTGAGGAAACTAATAGATGGTTCAGAGTATCAAGAGGAACTGAAGTACGACTTCAACGTAAAAGGTGAACTGAGGCATCTGGATACAAATGAGTCCTTTGTTTTCAATTATTACAAGAATGCACATGAGCAGAATCATAAACGCTATCAAGTTTTGGGACATTTGATTACCCACTATGTTTATGAGCTCCTGGAAAGAGTCTGCATGCTGCAGAAAGTTTATATTCCCACTGATGCTACAGAGGATGAACCAAGAAGTTTCTTCTTCATGAGCAAGGATGCACTAACAAGTTCCTCAAGCCTAATTGTCCTTCTGCAAGACCGTGGAGTTTTCCGTGCTGGACAGTGGGGGCAAAGGACGATTGTCAGTGAAGGTCTGGAACATGGAACACAAATTCCATTCATCAAAATGGCCCTTCAAAGCCATAGGGGAGTGATTGTACTGAATCCCAATGACAACTTTGTTGATCTGAAGACTGAAAAGAAGTTAAATTTTTCTACCAGGGGAGAATCACTGCCTCCTACGCGGTCCATCTGGTGGATCCCCaagaggggcagcagcagccccgagGAACACACCGTGTATGTATGGGatcatttcatttcaaagagCGCAGCCGAGAATGTGGCCTTCATTGCCCATGGCTATGGTGGCTTGGTGTTTGTCGATCTCCTGGTGCAGAGAAAACAGGAGGTAATGAATAAAGTGTACTCTGTGGCGTTCATTGACTCCGTGCACAACATACAGCACCAGACTAGAAGTGATCCACAAATACAAGAATGGATACAGAAGTACTGCCGTGAATGGGTGTCAAACAGTAAGCCTCTAGGTAAAGCTGTAGGTTCTCTCATGAAAGTGAATTGTCCTACTGTCTCTGCTGGAACAGAAAAGTATGACTTGGCAGCCTCCTGCTGCTTACATGCCATCTTTAAGTACCTGAAGAGCATGCTGAAAGCCAAGACCATGACAGCCTTTAGGCATTCACCTGTTGCAACCAGAAGCAGCGCAAGCAAGAGAGGCAATAACTAA